The following proteins come from a genomic window of Microbacterium lemovicicum:
- a CDS encoding GntR family transcriptional regulator, protein MVRLDVVSVIDAVTADLRARVLSGDLPPGQALVETDVAGRYDVARPTAKAAIENLVRERLLERSAHKTARVMRLTPEDARDIYRSRAVIEAEALRVLARTRVVPPAARAANAEIAALTDASPRDAVDPDMRFHASLVDAIGSERTTRMYRSLVSEVVLCMSQVQGASLLPTEVIVAEHERLLELIEAGEGDAAAALLGEHIGRARERLVERLGGEPGPEASAPSSVLRASGGGEDTAGA, encoded by the coding sequence ATGGTGCGATTGGACGTGGTCTCGGTGATCGACGCCGTCACGGCCGACCTGCGCGCCCGGGTGCTGTCCGGCGATCTGCCGCCCGGTCAGGCGCTCGTCGAGACCGACGTCGCCGGTCGCTACGACGTCGCCCGCCCGACGGCGAAGGCGGCGATCGAGAACCTCGTGCGGGAACGGCTGCTCGAGCGCAGCGCCCACAAGACGGCGCGGGTCATGCGGCTCACGCCCGAGGACGCCCGCGACATCTACCGCAGCCGCGCCGTCATCGAGGCCGAAGCGCTGCGCGTCCTCGCGCGCACCAGGGTGGTGCCGCCGGCGGCACGCGCGGCGAACGCCGAGATCGCGGCGCTGACCGACGCCTCGCCCCGCGACGCCGTCGACCCCGACATGCGCTTCCACGCGAGCCTCGTCGACGCGATCGGCAGCGAGCGCACCACGCGCATGTACCGCAGCCTCGTCTCGGAGGTCGTGCTCTGCATGTCGCAGGTGCAGGGCGCCTCCCTCCTGCCGACCGAGGTCATCGTCGCGGAGCATGAGCGCCTGCTCGAGCTCATCGAGGCGGGCGAGGGGGATGCTGCAGCCGCCCTCCTCGGCGAGCACATCGGTCGCGCCCGCGAGCGCCTCGTCGAGAGGCTCGGCGGGGAGCCCGGGCCCGAAGCATCCGCCCCCTCCTCGGTCCTCCGCGCGAGTGGTGGCGGAGAGGACACCGCGGGAGCATGA
- a CDS encoding ATP-grasp fold amidoligase family protein, which yields MPRSTSSRRSRRPRVRWRERSILVRAARLWRTRHPRTFREKVRYKMLRDHRDLIVTFADKAAVRDHVAAVVGERYLPGVFAVLDDALALRDVDLPDAYVVKPTHGSGAALVVSRFAPEDARLPDAQWGWVYRHVRAEHASREQVARIAETWLSKLYGQGPNREWVYGRIRPRVIVEEFLAGPAGSVPDDVKFFVFHGTCAYIQVDSGRFGTRTQDFFLPDWSHLPLSGGPPWADPAPARPAHLAEMIDVAERLAAGTDFVRVDLYDVDGRVVFGELTSFPAGGDSPFDPESFDEEFGRHWTVPRRYR from the coding sequence ATGCCCCGCTCCACCTCGTCTCGCCGGTCACGCCGTCCGCGGGTGAGATGGCGGGAGCGCAGCATCCTGGTTCGCGCGGCCCGCCTGTGGCGCACGCGGCACCCGCGCACCTTCCGCGAGAAGGTGCGCTACAAGATGCTGCGCGACCACCGCGACCTGATCGTGACGTTCGCCGACAAGGCCGCCGTGCGTGATCACGTCGCCGCCGTGGTCGGCGAGCGGTATCTTCCGGGGGTGTTCGCGGTCCTCGACGACGCACTCGCGCTGCGCGACGTCGATCTGCCCGACGCCTACGTCGTGAAGCCCACCCACGGGAGCGGAGCGGCGCTGGTCGTGTCTCGGTTCGCCCCCGAGGACGCCCGCCTCCCCGACGCGCAGTGGGGCTGGGTCTACCGGCATGTCAGAGCCGAGCACGCCTCCCGCGAGCAGGTCGCACGGATCGCGGAGACCTGGCTGAGCAAGCTGTACGGGCAGGGACCGAACCGCGAGTGGGTCTACGGGCGCATCCGTCCCCGCGTGATCGTGGAGGAGTTCCTCGCCGGGCCCGCCGGTTCGGTGCCGGACGACGTCAAGTTCTTCGTCTTCCACGGCACCTGCGCCTACATCCAGGTCGACAGCGGCCGTTTCGGCACGCGCACGCAGGACTTCTTCCTGCCCGACTGGAGCCACCTCCCGCTCTCGGGCGGGCCGCCCTGGGCCGACCCCGCTCCCGCGCGACCGGCGCACCTCGCCGAGATGATCGACGTCGCCGAGCGCCTCGCCGCCGGCACCGACTTCGTGCGCGTGGACCTCTACGACGTCGACGGCAGGGTGGTGTTCGGCGAGCTCACGAGCTTCCCGGCGGGCGGCGACAGCCCGTTCGATCCGGAGTCGTTCGACGAGGAGTTCGGACGGCACTGGACGGTCCCCCGTCGCTATCGCTGA
- a CDS encoding kynureninase, whose protein sequence is MTIPLSPAVHTLTAAAQELDRIDDLAHFGARFHPAEGVIAYLDGNSLGRPLRATDDHLRDFIRSEWGTRLIRSWDEKWMDLPVTIGDRLGRIALGAAPGQTVVADSTTVLLYKLIRAAVEARPRRDEIVIEAGNFPTDRFIVEGIARESGRTVRWVEPDPVRGVSTEDVSAAVSPRTALVVLSHVDYRSGALADMAAITAVVKATGAIMLWDLCHSVGVVPMELDAWGVDIAVSCTYKYLNGGPGAPAFAYVRAEHHDALRQPIQGWMGAADVFGMGSAYEPAAGIRRFISGTPPILAMLPLTGMLDLIEEASVERIRAKSVSLTNFAIDAYDALLADKDVRLASPRDPHGRGSHITLGHASFGPLTQQLWSTGVIPDFRFPDGIRIGLSPLSTSHQEALAGVRAIAERMED, encoded by the coding sequence ATGACCATTCCCCTCTCTCCCGCCGTCCACACCCTCACCGCGGCCGCACAAGAACTCGACCGGATCGATGACCTCGCGCACTTCGGTGCGCGCTTCCACCCGGCGGAAGGCGTCATCGCCTACCTGGACGGAAACTCCCTCGGACGGCCTCTTCGCGCGACCGACGACCACCTCCGCGACTTCATCCGGTCCGAGTGGGGCACCCGCCTCATCCGCTCTTGGGATGAGAAGTGGATGGATCTGCCCGTGACGATCGGCGACCGTCTGGGTCGGATTGCGCTCGGCGCGGCCCCCGGTCAGACCGTGGTGGCCGATTCGACCACCGTCCTGCTCTACAAGCTCATCCGCGCCGCCGTCGAAGCCCGCCCCCGACGCGACGAGATCGTGATCGAAGCCGGGAACTTCCCGACCGATCGGTTCATCGTCGAGGGGATCGCCCGTGAATCGGGCCGGACGGTTAGATGGGTCGAGCCGGATCCCGTACGGGGCGTGAGCACGGAGGACGTGTCCGCGGCCGTCTCGCCGCGCACTGCTCTGGTCGTGCTGAGCCATGTGGATTACAGATCCGGCGCGCTCGCCGACATGGCCGCAATCACCGCCGTCGTGAAGGCGACCGGAGCAATCATGCTGTGGGATCTGTGCCACTCCGTGGGAGTCGTACCGATGGAGCTGGATGCCTGGGGCGTCGACATTGCGGTGAGCTGTACGTACAAATACCTCAACGGCGGACCGGGCGCTCCGGCGTTCGCGTACGTTCGGGCCGAGCACCACGACGCGCTTCGCCAGCCGATCCAGGGGTGGATGGGTGCCGCGGACGTCTTCGGAATGGGGTCCGCCTACGAGCCGGCCGCCGGTATCCGGCGGTTCATCAGCGGCACCCCGCCGATCCTCGCGATGCTTCCCCTGACCGGGATGCTCGACCTGATCGAGGAGGCGTCGGTCGAGCGCATCCGCGCCAAGTCCGTGAGTCTCACGAACTTCGCGATCGACGCGTACGACGCATTGCTCGCCGACAAGGACGTCCGTCTCGCGAGTCCCCGGGATCCACACGGTCGCGGCAGTCACATCACTCTGGGGCATGCGTCCTTCGGACCGCTGACCCAGCAGCTTTGGAGCACGGGCGTGATCCCCGACTTCCGCTTCCCCGACGGCATCCGCATCGGCCTGTCTCCCCTCAGCACATCCCACCAAGAGGCGTTGGCCGGGGTGCGTGCCATCGCGGAGCGCATGGAAGACTGA
- a CDS encoding amidohydrolase family protein: MKIDAFCHLLPAAYAERLFAIDDSPVARNIQKRVSGVPALVDMDERFRVMDEFGSDYRQIVNTAAPPLDDLGPAARTAELARIANDGMADLVSRHPDRFAGFCAAVALDDVDNAIAETERAFDELGAVGVQIYTHVGGGPMDQERFFPFYEAVARRGNKMIQVHPCRDSSWSDYKTEERSKFEIWWTLGWEYDLSAFMSRLVFSGVFERLPDIKILIHHGGAMIPHFAGRVGAGWDQLGTRTPADQSDDIAGYPLTQRPIDYFKKFYVDTAYFGAGDAMRTAIRFFGVDHTLFASDTPFDPEKGPGYIRDTIANLQEMDILDDDDREQIYHRNVTDLLRLDGAATRSNALEDEVLS; the protein is encoded by the coding sequence ATGAAGATCGACGCCTTCTGCCATCTCCTCCCCGCCGCCTACGCCGAGCGGCTGTTCGCCATCGACGACAGCCCCGTGGCGCGCAACATCCAGAAGCGGGTGAGCGGCGTGCCCGCCCTCGTTGACATGGACGAGCGATTCCGCGTGATGGACGAGTTCGGCTCGGATTACCGACAGATCGTCAACACGGCCGCGCCGCCGCTCGACGACCTCGGCCCTGCTGCGCGTACCGCCGAGCTCGCGCGCATCGCCAACGACGGCATGGCCGATCTCGTGTCACGTCATCCGGACCGCTTCGCAGGCTTCTGTGCGGCCGTCGCGCTGGATGACGTCGACAACGCGATCGCCGAGACGGAACGCGCCTTCGACGAGCTCGGCGCGGTGGGCGTGCAGATCTACACCCACGTCGGCGGCGGGCCCATGGACCAGGAGCGCTTCTTCCCGTTCTACGAGGCCGTCGCCCGACGGGGGAACAAGATGATCCAGGTGCATCCCTGCCGCGACTCGAGCTGGTCGGACTACAAGACCGAGGAGAGGTCGAAGTTCGAGATCTGGTGGACGCTGGGCTGGGAGTACGACCTCTCCGCCTTCATGTCGCGGTTGGTCTTCTCCGGCGTCTTCGAGCGACTGCCCGACATCAAGATCCTGATCCACCACGGCGGGGCGATGATCCCCCACTTCGCGGGACGCGTCGGCGCCGGCTGGGATCAGTTGGGCACGCGGACGCCGGCGGACCAGTCCGATGACATCGCCGGGTATCCGCTGACGCAGCGCCCCATCGACTACTTCAAGAAGTTCTACGTCGACACGGCGTACTTCGGCGCCGGCGATGCGATGCGCACGGCCATCCGGTTCTTCGGGGTCGATCACACCCTGTTCGCCTCGGACACCCCCTTCGATCCCGAGAAGGGACCCGGCTACATCCGCGACACGATCGCGAACCTGCAGGAGATGGACATCCTCGACGACGACGACCGCGAGCAGATCTATCACCGCAACGTCACCGACCTGCTGCGCCTCGACGGCGCGGCCACCCGCTCGAACGCTCTGGAAGACGAGGTCCTGTCATGA
- a CDS encoding MerR family transcriptional regulator — protein sequence MVSIMYTIGEFAAYGRVSARMLRHYDAIGLLTPARVDAITGYRRYESSQLSDLTRIVDLRGFGCSLDDAAEVLSSGDRDAATRAILARRREDLAVSIAADTARLALIDARLSRLEGARTMNRITYTSLPAVTVYAASGIAPGGGPDNVSPVVDRILPPLLHSLQESGVDFREPGIFWYEPVEGSDDLRVRVSWIAAGDPVEHPAWEVVTLPEVVHAAVFDYRGDMRGIGDAWQEFMSGLAEAGVTMTGAGREVYLESEPLPQSHWLTQLQQPILRLPSKH from the coding sequence GTGGTCTCCATCATGTACACCATTGGAGAGTTCGCAGCCTACGGGCGGGTGAGCGCGCGGATGCTGCGGCACTACGACGCGATCGGACTGCTCACGCCCGCGCGGGTCGACGCGATCACCGGGTACCGGCGCTACGAGTCCTCGCAGCTGTCGGACCTGACTCGCATCGTCGACCTCCGCGGATTCGGCTGCTCGCTGGACGACGCCGCCGAGGTGCTCTCGTCGGGCGACCGGGACGCGGCGACTCGCGCGATCCTGGCCCGTCGGCGCGAGGACCTCGCGGTCTCGATCGCCGCCGACACCGCGCGCCTCGCCCTGATCGATGCGCGACTCTCCCGTCTCGAAGGAGCCCGCACCATGAACCGCATCACCTACACCTCGCTGCCCGCCGTCACCGTGTACGCGGCCAGCGGCATCGCACCCGGAGGGGGCCCGGACAACGTCTCGCCGGTCGTGGATCGCATCCTGCCGCCGCTGCTCCACTCCCTTCAGGAATCGGGCGTCGACTTCCGCGAGCCCGGCATCTTCTGGTACGAACCGGTCGAGGGGAGCGATGACCTGCGCGTCCGGGTGTCGTGGATCGCCGCCGGCGATCCCGTCGAGCACCCGGCCTGGGAGGTCGTCACCCTCCCCGAGGTCGTTCACGCCGCTGTCTTCGACTATCGCGGCGACATGCGCGGAATCGGCGACGCGTGGCAGGAGTTCATGTCCGGGCTCGCCGAGGCCGGGGTGACGATGACCGGCGCGGGGCGTGAGGTGTACCTCGAGTCCGAACCCCTGCCGCAGTCGCACTGGCTCACTCAGTTGCAGCAGCCGATCCTCCGGCTTCCCTCGAAGCACTGA
- a CDS encoding IclR family transcriptional regulator, which yields MASVQTMPEPRHPVGAVDHALQLLSLLQDAPDLRVTTAAKELGVSASTVHRILSTLEYRGFVTQDRITRAYRIGPALIELAFSSTRAVDLREVSEPHLAALTAKLGETVNLLVLQDGYVRFVAGFEADQRVRTHVLTGTLLPAYATSGGKVLLAELSRDALRALYPRGVRRLTPNTRTFTQLLDELALVLMRGYAVNQEESVEGLSAIAVPLRDRAGSTIAAVAMSAPSVRLQPRRVREVTIALRECSAGIRADLIR from the coding sequence ATGGCCTCGGTTCAGACGATGCCGGAACCGCGGCATCCCGTGGGCGCTGTCGACCACGCCCTCCAGCTCCTGTCGCTCCTCCAGGATGCGCCCGATCTGCGGGTCACGACAGCCGCGAAAGAGCTCGGCGTCTCGGCCTCGACGGTGCATCGGATACTCAGCACGCTCGAGTACCGCGGCTTCGTCACGCAGGACCGCATCACCCGGGCGTACCGGATCGGACCCGCGCTCATCGAGCTCGCCTTCTCGAGCACGAGAGCCGTCGATCTCCGCGAGGTGAGCGAGCCGCATCTCGCCGCGCTGACGGCGAAGCTGGGAGAGACGGTGAACCTCCTGGTCCTGCAGGACGGATACGTCCGCTTCGTGGCCGGCTTCGAAGCCGACCAGCGCGTGCGGACGCACGTCCTGACAGGCACCCTGCTTCCCGCCTACGCGACGTCCGGCGGGAAGGTCCTGCTCGCCGAGCTGTCGCGAGACGCGCTGCGCGCGCTGTACCCGAGAGGCGTCCGTCGCCTGACTCCGAACACCCGCACGTTCACCCAGTTGCTGGATGAGCTGGCCCTCGTGCTGATGCGGGGATACGCGGTCAACCAGGAGGAGAGCGTCGAGGGCCTGAGCGCGATCGCGGTTCCCCTGCGGGACCGCGCGGGCAGCACGATCGCCGCCGTCGCGATGTCGGCGCCGAGTGTGCGCCTGCAGCCGCGTCGCGTCCGAGAGGTGACGATCGCGCTCCGCGAGTGCTCGGCGGGGATCCGCGCCGATCTCATCCGCTGA
- a CDS encoding PaaX family transcriptional regulator C-terminal domain-containing protein, with translation MTAILDDLDARPGSTVSLLRTIIGLYLRRLGGWIAIADLVQLMDDLGVPAARARTGVVRVKQKGLLIADRDAGIGYRLNPDAAGMLKRGDRRIFAVRQMADDESWCLVSFSIPESHRDVRHQLRRRLQWIGCGVVSPALWICPAYLSDEVQEILIDLGIRSYATVFLAEQILHEGTLKEAINQWWDLPRLRAEHLEFQKTIEPINRAVGVSERSAFSDYIRLVDAWRILPYVDPGLPASLLPDDWPGRKSISDFMRLSDRLAEPAWMHVQRSTELR, from the coding sequence ATGACGGCCATACTCGATGACCTCGACGCAAGACCGGGTAGCACGGTCTCGCTTCTTCGAACGATCATCGGTCTCTACCTGCGTCGTCTCGGCGGCTGGATCGCCATCGCGGATCTCGTTCAGCTCATGGACGATCTCGGGGTGCCGGCCGCACGTGCTCGAACGGGCGTCGTGCGAGTGAAGCAGAAAGGTCTGCTGATCGCCGACCGAGACGCGGGCATCGGTTACCGCCTCAACCCGGACGCGGCCGGCATGCTCAAGCGAGGAGATCGACGAATCTTCGCCGTCCGGCAGATGGCTGACGACGAATCGTGGTGTCTGGTGTCGTTCTCCATCCCGGAGAGCCACCGGGATGTACGTCACCAGTTGCGTCGCCGATTGCAGTGGATCGGATGCGGCGTCGTCTCGCCCGCACTCTGGATCTGTCCCGCTTACCTGAGCGACGAGGTCCAGGAAATACTCATCGACCTCGGCATCCGGTCCTACGCGACCGTGTTCCTCGCCGAACAGATCCTGCACGAGGGAACGCTGAAGGAAGCGATCAATCAGTGGTGGGATCTCCCGCGTCTGCGTGCTGAGCATCTCGAGTTTCAGAAGACGATCGAGCCGATCAACAGAGCCGTCGGTGTGTCGGAGCGGTCGGCCTTCAGCGACTACATCCGGTTGGTGGATGCGTGGCGCATCCTCCCCTACGTCGACCCAGGATTGCCCGCATCGCTTCTGCCCGATGACTGGCCGGGGCGGAAGAGCATCAGCGACTTCATGAGACTTTCCGATCGACTTGCCGAGCCCGCCTGGATGCACGTGCAGAGGTCCACAGAGCTTCGCTGA
- a CDS encoding FAD-binding and (Fe-S)-binding domain-containing protein: protein MAGDDDVDALMTAAVADPARISTRSIDRVAYASDASHYLFTPSAVVTAADAAEVAAILRAASASGARVTFRSGGTSLSGQACTDGVLIDTRKAFRRIDVLDGGARVRAQPGATVRQVNTRLARHGRRLGPDPASEAACTIGGVVANNSSGMACGTVENTYRTLESMVFVLPSGTTIDTADPDADRRLREEEPELSAGLERLRRRVQDDPASVATIRQQFAMKNTMGYGVNALLDFDTPVQMLAHLIIGSEGTLAFVAEATYVTVPLKPRIATALAVFPTLDDATRALPALVATDAATLELMDATSIRVGQGFADAPSQIRGFEVGAEAALLIEYQAMEQEHLDELVDRGARLLGGLPLRAPAELSQDAAERARAWKLRKGLYATVAGARPGGTTALLEDVVVPVPALAPTCEALQELFTRFAYRDSVIFGHAKDGNIHFMLTDRFEGDAAIGRLADFTDEMADVVLAAGGNLKAEHGTGRAMAPFVRRQYGDELYAVMCEIKRLCDPRGILNPGVIIDDDPVAHLQSFKLAEPIEAEADRCVECGYCEPVCPSKDLTLTPRQRIVVRRGMARAEAHGDHALARELRKDYDYAGVDTCAVDGMCATACPVLIDTGQLVKRLRREDQNPVLAAGWKAAAAAWGPVTRAGSTALTVTDRVPASAVSAVTIAARAVLGADTVPLYSGDLPGGGQGRRRLAGVQGGGDAEVVAVYLPACVNSMFGAAAGGIGATEAFVRLAQRAGVRVVVPEGIESLCCSTPWTSKGYTGGRDVMAKRVVAALRESTRDGELVVVSDASSCTEGFAHILHDAGLGYRTEDAVAFVERVVLPQLGAVMPVAESLVLHPTCSSTQMGLNPALAALADVVATDVRTPDAWGCCGFAGDRGMLHPELTASATAAEAAEVAEIGAQAHASCNRTCEVGMTRATGAEYRHVLELLEEATRPARV, encoded by the coding sequence ATGGCAGGAGACGATGACGTGGACGCGCTCATGACGGCCGCGGTGGCGGATCCGGCCCGCATCAGCACGCGGTCGATCGACCGCGTCGCGTACGCCTCGGATGCCTCGCACTATCTCTTCACGCCGAGCGCCGTCGTCACGGCCGCCGACGCCGCCGAGGTCGCCGCGATCCTGCGCGCCGCCTCGGCCTCGGGCGCCCGGGTGACCTTCCGGTCAGGCGGCACCAGCCTGTCGGGTCAGGCCTGCACGGACGGAGTGCTGATCGACACCCGGAAGGCGTTCCGGCGGATCGACGTGCTCGACGGCGGGGCGCGGGTGCGGGCGCAGCCCGGTGCCACCGTCCGCCAGGTCAACACGCGCCTCGCGCGGCATGGGCGCCGCCTCGGTCCCGATCCCGCGAGCGAGGCCGCGTGCACCATCGGCGGCGTCGTGGCCAACAACTCCAGCGGCATGGCGTGCGGCACCGTCGAGAACACCTACCGCACGCTGGAGTCGATGGTGTTCGTGCTGCCCTCGGGCACGACCATCGACACGGCCGACCCCGACGCCGACCGCCGCCTCCGCGAGGAGGAGCCGGAGCTGTCGGCAGGACTCGAGCGACTGCGCCGGCGCGTGCAGGACGACCCGGCATCGGTCGCGACGATCCGCCAGCAGTTCGCCATGAAGAACACCATGGGCTACGGCGTGAACGCTCTCCTCGACTTCGACACCCCGGTGCAGATGCTCGCGCACCTCATCATCGGCAGCGAGGGCACGCTCGCCTTCGTCGCCGAGGCGACCTACGTCACGGTGCCCCTCAAGCCCCGCATCGCCACCGCGCTCGCCGTCTTCCCGACGCTGGATGACGCCACCCGCGCGCTGCCGGCGCTGGTGGCGACGGATGCCGCGACCCTCGAGCTCATGGATGCCACCAGCATCCGGGTGGGGCAGGGCTTCGCCGACGCGCCGTCGCAGATCCGCGGGTTCGAGGTCGGGGCCGAGGCCGCGCTGCTCATCGAATACCAGGCCATGGAGCAGGAGCATCTCGACGAGCTGGTCGACCGCGGTGCGCGGCTGCTCGGCGGGCTGCCGCTGCGCGCACCGGCGGAGCTGTCGCAGGATGCGGCGGAGCGCGCCCGCGCGTGGAAGCTGCGCAAGGGCCTCTACGCGACCGTGGCCGGCGCCCGCCCGGGCGGCACGACCGCCCTCCTCGAGGACGTCGTCGTGCCGGTGCCCGCGCTCGCGCCGACCTGCGAGGCGCTGCAGGAGCTCTTCACGCGGTTCGCGTATCGCGACAGCGTGATCTTCGGGCACGCCAAGGACGGCAACATCCACTTCATGCTCACCGACCGGTTCGAGGGCGACGCCGCGATCGGACGGCTGGCGGACTTCACCGATGAGATGGCCGACGTCGTGCTGGCCGCGGGCGGCAATCTCAAGGCCGAGCACGGCACAGGGCGGGCGATGGCCCCCTTCGTCCGCCGCCAGTACGGCGATGAGCTCTACGCCGTCATGTGCGAGATCAAGCGGCTGTGCGATCCCCGCGGCATCCTGAACCCCGGCGTCATCATCGACGACGACCCGGTGGCGCACCTCCAGAGCTTCAAGCTGGCAGAGCCCATCGAGGCGGAGGCCGACCGCTGCGTCGAGTGCGGCTACTGCGAGCCGGTCTGCCCGTCGAAGGACCTCACGCTCACACCGAGGCAGCGGATCGTGGTCCGCCGGGGGATGGCCCGGGCAGAGGCCCACGGCGATCACGCGCTGGCCCGCGAGCTGCGGAAGGACTACGACTACGCCGGCGTCGACACCTGTGCGGTCGACGGGATGTGCGCCACCGCATGCCCCGTGCTGATCGACACCGGGCAGCTGGTCAAGCGTCTGCGGCGAGAGGACCAGAATCCGGTGCTCGCCGCGGGCTGGAAGGCCGCCGCCGCCGCGTGGGGACCGGTCACGCGGGCGGGCTCGACCGCGCTGACGGTCACCGACCGCGTGCCGGCATCGGCCGTCTCCGCGGTCACGATCGCCGCGCGCGCCGTGCTCGGCGCCGACACCGTGCCGCTGTACTCGGGCGACCTGCCCGGCGGCGGACAGGGTCGGCGGCGTCTCGCCGGCGTGCAGGGCGGGGGCGATGCGGAGGTCGTCGCGGTCTACCTTCCGGCGTGCGTGAACTCCATGTTCGGCGCGGCCGCCGGCGGCATCGGGGCGACCGAGGCGTTCGTGCGGCTGGCGCAGCGCGCAGGGGTGCGGGTCGTCGTGCCCGAGGGCATCGAGTCGCTCTGCTGCAGCACGCCGTGGACCTCGAAGGGCTACACCGGAGGCCGCGACGTGATGGCGAAGCGGGTGGTGGCGGCGCTGCGCGAATCGACCCGCGACGGCGAGCTCGTCGTGGTCAGCGACGCGTCGAGCTGCACGGAGGGCTTCGCGCACATCCTGCACGACGCCGGACTCGGCTACCGGACGGAGGACGCCGTCGCGTTCGTGGAGCGGGTCGTGCTGCCGCAGCTGGGCGCGGTGATGCCCGTGGCGGAGTCCCTCGTGCTGCACCCGACCTGCTCCTCGACGCAGATGGGGCTGAACCCCGCGCTGGCGGCTCTCGCCGACGTCGTCGCGACGGATGTGCGCACTCCGGATGCATGGGGATGCTGCGGCTTCGCCGGAGACCGGGGGATGCTGCATCCTGAACTCACCGCGTCGGCGACCGCGGCCGAGGCCGCGGAGGTGGCGGAGATCGGCGCGCAGGCGCACGCCTCGTGCAACCGCACCTGCGAGGTGGGGATGACCCGGGCGACCGGCGCGGAGTACCGGCACGTGCTGGAGCTCCTCGAGGAGGCCACCCGTCCCGCGCGCGTCTGA
- a CDS encoding NAD(P)-binding domain-containing protein, with amino-acid sequence MTASPTAAERTATVVVIGAGQAGLSAAFHLAQRGFVSALDSAAAMDAGGRGSGAGQPSPGTFVVLDAETGPGGAWRHRWESLRMSTVNGIFDLPGFPKPPIDGAEASRDAVPRYFAAFETAMGPPVLRPVTVSAVRRAGDDPDGDLLVDSSAGVWRTRAVINATGTWTSPVLPHYPGQDTFLGTQLHTRDYVSSAATAGRRVAVVGGGISAVQLLEEISRDATTFWYTRREPVFWEGDFRPEVEGRETIAKVTAAVEAGDPSASVVSYTGLGWLPYAVAARERGALERRPMFTRIEPHGVREADGTFTPVDVILWATGFTPALAHLDPLALRNSRGGIAMRGTQVAAEPRIHLIGFGPSQSTVGANRAGRDAVRALMRYLSER; translated from the coding sequence GTGACCGCCTCCCCGACGGCAGCCGAGCGCACGGCGACCGTCGTCGTCATCGGCGCCGGTCAGGCCGGACTGTCGGCCGCGTTCCACCTCGCTCAGCGCGGCTTCGTCAGCGCACTCGACAGCGCGGCGGCGATGGATGCCGGTGGCCGGGGTTCCGGCGCGGGACAGCCGTCTCCCGGTACCTTCGTCGTCCTCGACGCCGAGACCGGACCCGGAGGCGCGTGGCGCCACCGGTGGGAGTCGCTGCGCATGTCGACGGTCAACGGCATCTTCGACCTGCCGGGCTTCCCGAAGCCGCCGATCGACGGCGCGGAGGCGAGCCGCGACGCGGTGCCGCGCTACTTCGCGGCGTTCGAGACGGCGATGGGTCCGCCCGTCCTGCGGCCGGTGACGGTGAGCGCCGTCCGTCGAGCCGGCGACGACCCGGACGGCGATCTCCTCGTCGATTCGTCGGCGGGGGTGTGGCGCACCCGTGCGGTCATCAACGCCACCGGCACATGGACCAGCCCCGTCCTGCCGCACTACCCCGGCCAGGACACGTTCCTCGGCACGCAGCTGCACACGCGCGACTACGTATCCTCTGCCGCGACGGCCGGTCGCCGCGTCGCCGTCGTGGGCGGCGGCATCTCGGCGGTGCAGCTGCTCGAGGAGATCTCGCGTGATGCGACGACGTTCTGGTACACCCGCCGCGAGCCGGTGTTCTGGGAGGGCGACTTCCGGCCCGAGGTCGAGGGACGGGAGACCATCGCCAAAGTCACCGCCGCGGTCGAAGCCGGCGACCCGTCGGCGAGCGTCGTCTCGTACACGGGCCTGGGCTGGCTGCCGTACGCCGTCGCCGCCAGGGAGCGCGGTGCGCTCGAGCGACGCCCGATGTTCACCCGCATCGAGCCGCACGGCGTGCGGGAGGCGGACGGCACGTTCACCCCCGTCGACGTGATCCTCTGGGCCACCGGCTTCACCCCCGCGCTCGCACACCTCGACCCTCTCGCTCTGCGCAACTCGCGCGGCGGGATCGCGATGCGCGGCACGCAGGTGGCGGCCGAGCCGCGCATCCACCTCATCGGCTTCGGCCCCAGCCAGTCGACGGTCGGCGCGAACCGGGCGGGCCGCGATGCGGTGCGGGCGCTGATGCGGTACCTGTCGGAGCGGTAG